The Coregonus clupeaformis isolate EN_2021a chromosome 6, ASM2061545v1, whole genome shotgun sequence genome has a segment encoding these proteins:
- the tbrg1 gene encoding transforming growth factor beta regulator 1 isoform X2 encodes METSEEVLQGSPMIHGKEQARARIDRNGPSTSRNQTTGTPLSPMDPLNTLSNFESEMEPDGQGNYSLFPALDNMASLGGAAEALETEPPNDVADKPNLTWLDAAQIVLEAAGHPMHIKEIKQQIIDRGLVQSNAKSSLEAVMYRETDDEGQQALQSFTTQSFMASPPQSTFSSSGSAASLPPFPSPTGLSETRPKNKKGPRKNLNDKYRLKYLRLRKAARAMIFENAALCDEVAHLEEKFVRVKEERRFLLKSLLQYQSVSEGEMLTAASTSSHPPVTFSSGPTGASALPGGHNLAPGTSGAEEGLPKKPKKERKERGRDNGKEDGPKRMSKKRKVADGGSRKLVQPITLDSSGRPVFPIVLGGLTVYSLGEIITDRMLFHDQCAIYPVGFCSTRFFASMKSPDQQCLYTCQIKDGGGGPQFEIVPEEDPQNAIAASSALTCHSNLLKAIGALRSKPVAPIVPSGADFFGFSHPTIQNLIQSCPGARKCSNYQWIRFEVCRPGDGQVPHSLSEDDASVNFEAYQRHQGFDDSIRVEHNLVGLTPQSPGSSHQHLLSSPTLQPYSSTSYFSP; translated from the exons ATGGAGACGAGCGAAGAAGTGCTTCAGGGTTCCCCGATGATTCACGGAAAAGAGCAAGCGCGAGCACGAATTGACAGGAATGGG CCCTCAACGAGCAGAAACCAGACCACAGGAACTCCTCTCTCACCTATGGACCCACTGAACACACTGTCCAACTTTGAGTCCGAGATGGAGCCAGACGGACAGGGAAACTACTCTCTCTTCCCTGCCTTGGACAACATGGCCAGTCTTGGAGGAGCTGCTGAGGCTCTAGAGAC TGAACCACCTAACGATGTTGCAGACAAGCCCAATCTCACATGGCTTGATGCTGCGCAG ATTGTACTGGAGGCAGCTGGACACCCAATGCACATCAAGGAGATCAAACAGCAAATCATTGACAGGGGATTGGTTCAGTCCAA TGCGAAGTCGAGCCTTGAGGCTGTCATGTACCGTGAG ACAGATGATGAGGGGCAGCAGGCTCTACAGTCCTTCACCACCCAGTCTTTCATGGCGTCTCCCCCCCAGTCAACCTTCTCCAGCTCGGGTTCTGcagcctctctgcctcccttcccctcccccacGGGTCTCTCTGAGACCAGGCCCAAGAACAAGAAAGGCCCACGCAAGAACCTGAACGATAAGTACCGACTAAAGTACCTCCGACTACGCAAAGCAGCACGGGCCATGATATTT GAGAATGCGGCTCTCTGTGATGAAGTTGCCCACTTGGAGGAGAAGTTTGTGCGAGTAAAAGAGGAGCGCAG GTTCTTACTGAAATCGCTGTTGCAGTACCAGTCTGTGTCTGAGGGGGAGATGCTCACCGCTGCCAGTACCAGCTCTCACCCCCCTGTGACCTTCAGCTCCGGCCCAACGGGGGCGTCAGCCCTGCCCGGGGGTCATAACCTGGCCCCTGGGACCTCTGGGGCAGAGGAGGGCCTTCCTAAGAAACCCAAGAAGGAACGAAAGGAACGAGGCAGGGACAATGGAAAGGAAGACG GTCCAAAAAGAATGTCGAAAAAGCGGAAGGTTGCTGACGGGGGGTCTCGTAAGCTGGTTCAGCCCATCACTCTGGACTCCTCAGGACGTCCTGTCTTCCCCATAGTACTTGGAGGTCTGACTGTGTACAGTCTAGGGGAG ATCATCACAGACAGGATGCTGTTCCATGACCAGTGTGCCATCTACCCAGTGGGCTTCTGCAGCACACGCTTCTTCGCCAGCATGAAGAGCCCAGATCAGCAGTGCCTCTACACCTGCCAGATTAAGGACGGGGGTGGTGGCCCACAG TTTGAGATAGTGCCTGAGGAAGACCCTCAGAATGCCATAGCTGCCTCCTCTGCCCTCACCTGCCATTCCAACCTGCTGAAGGCCATTGGTGCACTAAG GTCTAAACCGGTGGCCCCCATCGTGCCTTCAGGAGCAGACTTCTTTGGCTTCTCCCACCCCACCATCCAGAACCTGATCCAGAGCTGCCCAGGAGCACGCAAGTGCAGCAA TTATCAGTGGATCCGTTTCGAGGTGTGTCGTCCAGGCGATGGCCAGGTTCCACACAGCCTGTCTGAGGACGATGCCTCGGTCAACTTTGAGGCCTACCAGAGACACCAGGGCTTTGATGACAGCATCAGGGTGGAGCACAATCTAGTAG GTCTGACTCCACAGTCCCCTGGTTCCTCTCACCAGCATCTTCTGAGCTCACCCACCCTGCAGCCATATTCCTCTACATCTTATTTCAGCCCCTGA
- the tbrg1 gene encoding transforming growth factor beta regulator 1 isoform X1 yields METSEEVLQGSPMIHGKEQARARIDRNGPSTSRNQTTGTPLSPMDPLNTLSNFESEMEPDGQGNYSLFPALDNMASLGGAAEALETEPPNDVADKPNLTWLDAAQIVLEAAGHPMHIKEIKQQIIDRGLVQSNAKSSLEAVMYRETQKGSRRFKRIENKNGVFALLTDDEGQQALQSFTTQSFMASPPQSTFSSSGSAASLPPFPSPTGLSETRPKNKKGPRKNLNDKYRLKYLRLRKAARAMIFENAALCDEVAHLEEKFVRVKEERRFLLKSLLQYQSVSEGEMLTAASTSSHPPVTFSSGPTGASALPGGHNLAPGTSGAEEGLPKKPKKERKERGRDNGKEDGPKRMSKKRKVADGGSRKLVQPITLDSSGRPVFPIVLGGLTVYSLGEIITDRMLFHDQCAIYPVGFCSTRFFASMKSPDQQCLYTCQIKDGGGGPQFEIVPEEDPQNAIAASSALTCHSNLLKAIGALRSKPVAPIVPSGADFFGFSHPTIQNLIQSCPGARKCSNYQWIRFEVCRPGDGQVPHSLSEDDASVNFEAYQRHQGFDDSIRVEHNLVGLTPQSPGSSHQHLLSSPTLQPYSSTSYFSP; encoded by the exons ATGGAGACGAGCGAAGAAGTGCTTCAGGGTTCCCCGATGATTCACGGAAAAGAGCAAGCGCGAGCACGAATTGACAGGAATGGG CCCTCAACGAGCAGAAACCAGACCACAGGAACTCCTCTCTCACCTATGGACCCACTGAACACACTGTCCAACTTTGAGTCCGAGATGGAGCCAGACGGACAGGGAAACTACTCTCTCTTCCCTGCCTTGGACAACATGGCCAGTCTTGGAGGAGCTGCTGAGGCTCTAGAGAC TGAACCACCTAACGATGTTGCAGACAAGCCCAATCTCACATGGCTTGATGCTGCGCAG ATTGTACTGGAGGCAGCTGGACACCCAATGCACATCAAGGAGATCAAACAGCAAATCATTGACAGGGGATTGGTTCAGTCCAA TGCGAAGTCGAGCCTTGAGGCTGTCATGTACCGTGAG ACACAGAAAGGCAGCAGGAGATTCAAGAGGATTGAGAACAAAAATGGAGTCTTTGCACTGTTG ACAGATGATGAGGGGCAGCAGGCTCTACAGTCCTTCACCACCCAGTCTTTCATGGCGTCTCCCCCCCAGTCAACCTTCTCCAGCTCGGGTTCTGcagcctctctgcctcccttcccctcccccacGGGTCTCTCTGAGACCAGGCCCAAGAACAAGAAAGGCCCACGCAAGAACCTGAACGATAAGTACCGACTAAAGTACCTCCGACTACGCAAAGCAGCACGGGCCATGATATTT GAGAATGCGGCTCTCTGTGATGAAGTTGCCCACTTGGAGGAGAAGTTTGTGCGAGTAAAAGAGGAGCGCAG GTTCTTACTGAAATCGCTGTTGCAGTACCAGTCTGTGTCTGAGGGGGAGATGCTCACCGCTGCCAGTACCAGCTCTCACCCCCCTGTGACCTTCAGCTCCGGCCCAACGGGGGCGTCAGCCCTGCCCGGGGGTCATAACCTGGCCCCTGGGACCTCTGGGGCAGAGGAGGGCCTTCCTAAGAAACCCAAGAAGGAACGAAAGGAACGAGGCAGGGACAATGGAAAGGAAGACG GTCCAAAAAGAATGTCGAAAAAGCGGAAGGTTGCTGACGGGGGGTCTCGTAAGCTGGTTCAGCCCATCACTCTGGACTCCTCAGGACGTCCTGTCTTCCCCATAGTACTTGGAGGTCTGACTGTGTACAGTCTAGGGGAG ATCATCACAGACAGGATGCTGTTCCATGACCAGTGTGCCATCTACCCAGTGGGCTTCTGCAGCACACGCTTCTTCGCCAGCATGAAGAGCCCAGATCAGCAGTGCCTCTACACCTGCCAGATTAAGGACGGGGGTGGTGGCCCACAG TTTGAGATAGTGCCTGAGGAAGACCCTCAGAATGCCATAGCTGCCTCCTCTGCCCTCACCTGCCATTCCAACCTGCTGAAGGCCATTGGTGCACTAAG GTCTAAACCGGTGGCCCCCATCGTGCCTTCAGGAGCAGACTTCTTTGGCTTCTCCCACCCCACCATCCAGAACCTGATCCAGAGCTGCCCAGGAGCACGCAAGTGCAGCAA TTATCAGTGGATCCGTTTCGAGGTGTGTCGTCCAGGCGATGGCCAGGTTCCACACAGCCTGTCTGAGGACGATGCCTCGGTCAACTTTGAGGCCTACCAGAGACACCAGGGCTTTGATGACAGCATCAGGGTGGAGCACAATCTAGTAG GTCTGACTCCACAGTCCCCTGGTTCCTCTCACCAGCATCTTCTGAGCTCACCCACCCTGCAGCCATATTCCTCTACATCTTATTTCAGCCCCTGA
- the tbrg1 gene encoding transforming growth factor beta regulator 1 isoform X3, which produces METSEEVLQGSPMIHGKEQARARIDRNGPSTSRNQTTGTPLSPMDPLNTLSNFESEMEPDGQGNYSLFPALDNMASLGGAAEALETEPPNDVADKPNLTWLDAAQIVLEAAGHPMHIKEIKQQIIDRGLVQSNAKSSLEAVMYRETQKGSRRFKRIENKNGVFALLTDDEGQQALQSFTTQSFMASPPQSTFSSSGSAASLPPFPSPTGLSETRPKNKKGPRKNLNDKYRLKYLRLRKAARAMIFENAALCDEVAHLEEKFVRVKEERRFLLKSLLQYQSVSEGEMLTAASTSSHPPVTFSSGPTGASALPGGHNLAPGTSGAEEGLPKKPKKERKERGRDNGKEDGPKRMSKKRKVADGGSRKLVQPITLDSSGRPVFPIVLGGLTVYSLGEIITDRMLFHDQCAIYPVGFCSTRFFASMKSPDQQCLYTCQIKDGGGGPQFEIVPEEDPQNAIAASSALTCHSNLLKAIGALRSKPVAPIVPSGADFFGFSHPTIQNLIQSCPGARKCSNYQWIRFEVCRPGDGQVPHSLSEDDASVNFEAYQRHQGFDDSIRVEHNLV; this is translated from the exons ATGGAGACGAGCGAAGAAGTGCTTCAGGGTTCCCCGATGATTCACGGAAAAGAGCAAGCGCGAGCACGAATTGACAGGAATGGG CCCTCAACGAGCAGAAACCAGACCACAGGAACTCCTCTCTCACCTATGGACCCACTGAACACACTGTCCAACTTTGAGTCCGAGATGGAGCCAGACGGACAGGGAAACTACTCTCTCTTCCCTGCCTTGGACAACATGGCCAGTCTTGGAGGAGCTGCTGAGGCTCTAGAGAC TGAACCACCTAACGATGTTGCAGACAAGCCCAATCTCACATGGCTTGATGCTGCGCAG ATTGTACTGGAGGCAGCTGGACACCCAATGCACATCAAGGAGATCAAACAGCAAATCATTGACAGGGGATTGGTTCAGTCCAA TGCGAAGTCGAGCCTTGAGGCTGTCATGTACCGTGAG ACACAGAAAGGCAGCAGGAGATTCAAGAGGATTGAGAACAAAAATGGAGTCTTTGCACTGTTG ACAGATGATGAGGGGCAGCAGGCTCTACAGTCCTTCACCACCCAGTCTTTCATGGCGTCTCCCCCCCAGTCAACCTTCTCCAGCTCGGGTTCTGcagcctctctgcctcccttcccctcccccacGGGTCTCTCTGAGACCAGGCCCAAGAACAAGAAAGGCCCACGCAAGAACCTGAACGATAAGTACCGACTAAAGTACCTCCGACTACGCAAAGCAGCACGGGCCATGATATTT GAGAATGCGGCTCTCTGTGATGAAGTTGCCCACTTGGAGGAGAAGTTTGTGCGAGTAAAAGAGGAGCGCAG GTTCTTACTGAAATCGCTGTTGCAGTACCAGTCTGTGTCTGAGGGGGAGATGCTCACCGCTGCCAGTACCAGCTCTCACCCCCCTGTGACCTTCAGCTCCGGCCCAACGGGGGCGTCAGCCCTGCCCGGGGGTCATAACCTGGCCCCTGGGACCTCTGGGGCAGAGGAGGGCCTTCCTAAGAAACCCAAGAAGGAACGAAAGGAACGAGGCAGGGACAATGGAAAGGAAGACG GTCCAAAAAGAATGTCGAAAAAGCGGAAGGTTGCTGACGGGGGGTCTCGTAAGCTGGTTCAGCCCATCACTCTGGACTCCTCAGGACGTCCTGTCTTCCCCATAGTACTTGGAGGTCTGACTGTGTACAGTCTAGGGGAG ATCATCACAGACAGGATGCTGTTCCATGACCAGTGTGCCATCTACCCAGTGGGCTTCTGCAGCACACGCTTCTTCGCCAGCATGAAGAGCCCAGATCAGCAGTGCCTCTACACCTGCCAGATTAAGGACGGGGGTGGTGGCCCACAG TTTGAGATAGTGCCTGAGGAAGACCCTCAGAATGCCATAGCTGCCTCCTCTGCCCTCACCTGCCATTCCAACCTGCTGAAGGCCATTGGTGCACTAAG GTCTAAACCGGTGGCCCCCATCGTGCCTTCAGGAGCAGACTTCTTTGGCTTCTCCCACCCCACCATCCAGAACCTGATCCAGAGCTGCCCAGGAGCACGCAAGTGCAGCAA TTATCAGTGGATCCGTTTCGAGGTGTGTCGTCCAGGCGATGGCCAGGTTCCACACAGCCTGTCTGAGGACGATGCCTCGGTCAACTTTGAGGCCTACCAGAGACACCAGGGCTTTGATGACAGCATCAGGGTGGAGCACAATCTA GTCTGA